Genomic DNA from Bombus affinis isolate iyBomAffi1 chromosome 8, iyBomAffi1.2, whole genome shotgun sequence:
GATTGAACCAAATATTGCATCGTtgcgaattaaaaatatatttttcgcgATTATAATTGTGAAGAACATGAAATTCGATATGTTGCATAATTACTTAAGAATAATCAATACGGTCGTGTTCTGCTATGCCATTGCAGAATATAGGGGGGTCTATTGTTTCAGTGAACCAATCCAAATATTGTTTTtcccttccttcttcttctttcttatgACATTATCGCTTTAAATTCCATGCACAAACCCATAAAGTTAAAAAATACATTCTACAAATATTGGACaagtaaaaaattgataaacgcTATAATATACACGCTaaacataatttaaataaagaatTCGAGAACAAAATTCTACAACAGATAGACCCTCCATATTTCTGtacaaaaattgtattttaccTCTATCTAGTTTCTATTCATTCGTCCTACCGGCGTATTACGAAAAACGGATTGCATACACGTTAAAAAAATTGAATCGTCAAGATGGAAGATCAGTGCCAGTCCCACACGAACGGCGGACAGTTATAATTTATGGcacaataaataaatagttctttcgttattacgttattatgCTAATTATCCTTCATGTACAATACAAGAACCGCATGTTTCGTTTCGCTTGAAATTGGACTGACACGTTCCATTAGGAAATGAGAAACAtactaaaaaagaaagaaaaataaaaaaaaggaaagaaagagaacgaTTACCATCCGAAAAAATAAGATCCATATACTGTTTAGAAAATTACCCAACTTATAAACGGGTTAAACATTAGTCcgtttgattaaaattttcaacaatatactaagacatttataaataaatcaTTAACACTCTCTTTCCAGGGACTCTTTTCTCAATTACGAGGAACGCAGACTATGGACACTGAATTAGAATTATTTAGGCCTAGGACACattcaaataaattaattaaagtaaaaataactttaaatataaacaaaatttttgttGTTTTAGTGAAATTATTGTTGTTCTATATTCCAAATCATCTTCTGCTTTCCTCTTACAATGATCGAAACTATTATAAGATTTTAAACTGTTCGATACATCGTAAAGAATAAGTATGTATTGCGCGCAGGAAAGAAAAATAGCAATTCAATCAAAGATTTCACCAGTTCGTGGCCGTTTTCAATATCCAGACATTTCCTATCAGTTACCAAAATTATTACTGTTCACTCAAGAAACGAACTTTTGGTACTGTTTGGTACGGTCTCATTCTCTCTCCCTTCTCAAATCCTTGCAAGTTTCTAATCTTACACCGATACACACTTCACAAAACTCGCTTCaagatattcaaatcaacgaggcattatataaattatattcgaTGGTACCTATACTGTAAAGGAAAAACATCCTCGCACAACATCAATTACATTCAGATCGATCTTAAGGCTGATTTGGTATTTTCTTTCACTAATCAGAATCAACTTATATATTTACAAATccacattattattattttttacctTTTTCGTTTGTCCGTGAGCTGGTATTTTTCAACACTTTTCAACAAACGAATTACATTATCTACGTACGCTGCTGCAACCGTTAACGGCTGCGAAAATCTCATGGTCAACGAGGAATCATTAATTCACCTTTGACGATGATATACATTAAACACAAAAATGTTTTAAGACAGTTACAACGAATCGTACGCAACAATGTTGAAGTTTAAAATCATTTGGAAAAAATATCGAAGAGACTTctacaaatgaaattttcatgCAAAACAATCATTTTATTcccattaatattattttagttttgttaaatagaaattaatcaaatacAAAAATCACATTGAGGAATTCGAATCTTTTTCTAGACTCTgtcaaaaatatattcaaattaatGATCCTCTATTTACGTTTAGTAATTTATAAAAGTTAATGGTactacgataataataataattataataataataataattaagagCAGTTTTAATTTACGCGTAAGAGAAAtatgtgcgaattactttatgtAATATAAAGACGAAATCGTTCGACACTTATGAAAGCCCTGCCTCTCTTTtagcaaaaaagaagaaacaattttataagaaaaattaattaatacctTTTATCAATCAGTCACAACTTTCATTTACAACACAATAGCTTACATGATTACAAGGCGATTACACGTCAGAAGTTAGTCCGCAAAGATATTAGATACTGACAACAAACCATTCCTATTAATTAGATATTGATAAACTTATGACACAGTGATTGATGCCAACGTTAACttaaaaacaaaacaaaacaagaaataaaacaaaagaaaaatataaaaagaaaagatacaACAAATTACAAAAAACGAAACATACGTGGTAACATTGCGCCGTTCAATATGGTGTGCGATCGTAAAAAACGCTAGAAATGATTGCACACCCGTATCTGTGAGTCAGCATCAATCATTTGTCTTTATAAAATTGACTAAAAACGCAACGTTTGCATTAATTTAATATGGGCCTGTATTAAAATAGTAACTATGAACAACAGAGGGCATAGTAGCATTAAATGTGACACATGTGTAAAACTATATGACGAGAGGCATGTCTTTCTTGTTCGGCAAATTCACCTTTTTACCTTGCCAAAGGCTGTTGTGTATCGTAAAGGCATCTATGGTCACAGTCAGATGCTTTGTGTGTACTTGAGAAAAGCATTTTGCTCCTGaattgtatctaaaaacaaagaattatattataaatttattatatacattattGTACTCACAAGAGTTacatagtatatgtatatattcaaTCCACGTGATTATGCAAATGGTACATACGAGAAAAAggttttcacatttttcaatgTCCTTGCTTAATAACATGGTATTGCAATGTAGAATGAGATCAAGAAGTAGAATGAGATAGAAGTACATCTACaataaaaatctaaaaataaaaatctatgaTGACAAACTTACTTGAAAAATTTGTCGAACATTTTATCCATGACTTGTTTCGGTCCAGTACCATATAACTTTGAAACTTCTTCTCTATCTGGGCAGTATGAGTAGAGAGCCCGGAATTGGCAGCCAGCATCTCGAAATAAGATAAGAAAATGCTTGCTTTCTGATCTTGCAATTTCGTCCAAAACTCTTCTCTTAGCTTCCTTATTTACCGTTCCCGGAAACACACAATACTCCACAGCGTTTAGCATAATGCCACGATTTGACTTGGTGGTTGGTTGTTTATACAATCTCGGACCTATTGACAAAAAGAAACCAATCTCATAAAGTTTACGCAATATAAACTTCATCAGTGAATAATTGCTTGCTTAACAACttaatttaacaaaattttcCACGTGGAGAATTTAAGTGTATTCCACATCTCCTAAAAAAAGAACATTTCTTCATAAAGATGGCaacaaatttcaatttataaattatgaatTCTTACATTTGTACCTGAGtagtaaataaatgaaatttgtaaCTAACTTTCTTAAAATCCTTACCATTATAGTCCATCATCGAACTTGGTGTACTACTGATATCGCTGCTACCATCATCGAACACGCGTCTCTTGGTCATCAAACCGGGAGGTAAAGAACCAGGTCCTGATGGCGACGGAAGATGCCTCATGCTACCCATGCCCGGACTCGGTGCTCTCCTAGGAGGTGTAGCTCTGCCCAGTCCGCTGTCCGTATCTGTGTATCGACACATCATACCGTCTTGATCACTACTCGAACCTGCGAACGCAAGCTCGGTATATgaagatagaaataaaaaaaaaaagactcgaACGTATGTGTCCGTCCACGAGATAAAGGACAAGAGATACGGCCTTTCAACAGTCAGTCCAATGTATAATACGTTTATACCCATCCAAGCAAGAGGAATTTGAACGGaatcaattttattaattactaaaCAGTTAGTCCCTGATACGGATTGTGAGATATTAGTCACTTGTTAGACTTACGAAGGACCTTCAAGAGTATCCATCTTCATAGCTTGCGTCCAATATAAaaactttgaaaaatatatatcatacaaatattaaaaatttgttttctttttaattctatGTATCGTCTAAGTTGTTCAAACAGTAAAACTTTTCATGATTCTAAGATAATCTAAGCAACTATTTATTCGAGGAATTTCGAAAACCATAACGATTCCGACAATTTGACTCAGATACTATTTAATCTAACACTTTGTAAAACGCGACGAAAAAACAGTGGACAAATTCATTTGTGGTAAAACATATGATTGCTAGTAGTAATTTTGCGATTTTAGCGGACAAACGAAGCATAACAAATTCATCTATAGACAGTATAATCCGTTAAATGCAGTAGTAAATGTATTAACTCATGCAGCACTTATGAGCTCTATTGAGAAATATAATGCTCTTCGCTAAGATGAATTTACTATGCTATATTACCATAATACCTGGAAATAAAAATAGAGAGGAATGACAGAACAAATACATATTCAACATAAGTGATGGATAAGATGATACAGGACCTAAATGTGAGTCAGAGTGAAAGGTTATTATATGGAAACTGGAACCACCAACAATAATCTGAAAAACACTGAAAACATTGGTACCCATAACCAGTGCTGTACAACAATAAGCCCAACAAGCATCAACTTAAATTTATCTGCAGCAAATGAGTTATCCTGTGAATGAGAATCAAAATTTTATCTGCTCATAGAGGAACATTTTGAGAAGTAAAGAAGTAaagacaatttaaaaaaaaaaaggctgGGAAGCGCTTATGTATCATTTATCTCTCAAGCAATAGAATATAAACATAGCAGATAGAATTTCGAACACATCTAAACAATGTGCTGTTGGTGTATGCGTGTAAGTATATCACTGCCACCTGTGCTCCGATCTGCCACCATGCGACTACGTGTATGCTATGTAGCCTACAAAAAATTGGAACGGTGTACGGGACACGTAAAATATACTTTTGCACGATAGAAGGGGGATTAAACGTATTCCAAGTCACTGGTGCTTCTTACCACACAAATTCATCAAGGAATTAGACTTTCTCCCCTTAAAGTTTTGGTAACTCGGGTATTTAGGCCTGCCTCTAACCTGTTGCTGAGGCTCCTGCACATCTGCAATAATGCAATGTTTACCTTGTTACATTCCAAACGCTATGTACGATCAAAGATTAATAGTAGGGGATGCTTCAATCGTACGTCATTGCATCAGGGGCAGAGTCTAACTACGAGCCATGTCCACTAGGAACATCAAAAACTCAAGGTAGCCAGTGCAGGTTGGTGCAGAACAATGTTGCGTTCCAACTGAAAGATGTCTACTATAAGGCGCTACTTAAAAATAAAGTCATACCCTTAAGTAACCTTACTTAGGTAATTTGAAGAATAATCAAATGCTAATGAAATATTCAACATTGTAAGATTCATACGTAGCTGCCCATACCAGTGATACATCCTGCAACGAGTCTACTTTCATCAAGCCAAACGTTTAAAGGAACATGATTTAAGGCATTCTTTCTATAAACAATATTCAACCCACCTCTAGATGTTTTGTAGGAACCACGTCGACCAAGTTGATTCATACTTCGACAAGGGGAGGAACCTCTACCGTCGTCGGGTGAATCTACGGAAGATACTAAAATAGGGTACCTCTATTACAATCAGTTAGTTCCTCTCCAGGACGATACTAAATACTATATATGTTCTTAAGAATATGTTCTGCTACGACATTACATTAATAAacagatattttaaataaatttgaagcATGCAAAATTGTACGAAAAGAAAAGTgccataatatatatatatatatatcattcacacgttaaaaattaataattttgaaaaaaaaatattgaacaCAATATATCGTCAAGTATTTTCCATTCTTGCTTATATATATTTGATACAATAATATTGCATTTTTTTCTGTTATATATGAAGTGATTGTATATATGTTATAACTAATTAATTTGGGAATATTTCCATAAATTTTGCCGTCAAATATTAGAAGCAGCAAGTATAAACAAAACACTCCAATCAGCATGTTAATAATCATAGGATGACATTTAATATTCCAATAATTTGTTACTTGTTTAGCTCTTCTTATGCAAAgctaacaaatatatatatatgtgatgTTTTAGATATATACGCGAGTCAGAGAGTGTGTGTTGTGCATACCCCTGAGACTGCCGCCCCGATAAAGAGGGCCGGAACGTCGTTCATCGAAATGGGCAGCAGTGAGACTGTCCTGCGAGCCTCGGTAGTAATCTCGCCTCATCGTCGGAGAAGTCAGCGACGCTACAGTAAGTGTGTTAGTGCAAAACAATCAGCTCGAAATTTCTTTACTATTCTAGTTTATTCAAATGAGTATCTAGGTAATGTATGAGATCAGTTCGCTGTGCAATGTTTTCATCTGGAACGATCGACGGCTAAACTAGTATAGCCGAAAAAATTTAGAGCTTATGGAATTGTGACTGGGTGAGCTcccataaaacaaaagaaaacaaCAAGAAAATCAGTATGAAAAACACGACGttactaaaggaaaaaaaaattagATCTTTCGGACTTGAATTTTCGCCATGCAAAAAATAAATGCAATTACATTACAACACTAAGAAACTGTTACTATTAGATTATAATAAAGGAATATACTTGTTACGATAGCAGTGGTAACTGTTATCTTGGAGGTGACTTAATACATGTACAGTAATATATGTTAAAATATGTTGGtcattacattatataaataacaatCATTTTAACTATATGTATCCTATTTAATTTCCTCTCCAAGAAACACTGATCATTGCAGTGAATAATTGTTTCACTACCAAATGTTAGATTCGTTATTATACCTGTACTTAGATTAGAAGAAGAACCCTTCTTTCCACGGCTCGGCGTAAGAGCTCCAGAATCCAACTCCGTACCAGCATCCACATGAATCGTTTTGGGTCGAGGTCGAGTTGTTGCAGTCTTGTTACGCAATTTCGTTGGTTTTATTGTATTAAGAAGTTCTTTATCGATAACCTTGCCCTAAGTAATAGTAACAATTTCTAGCGATTAATTCAATTAAAACACTATTGATGACAGAAAACTTAGAAAAAGCATTCACTTCTCTTTCTGCCTCTTCTATTGCTTTCTTTACTTTATGTTGTTCTAAAATAGCTGCCCTTCGTTGCCTTTCCTCTTCCTTTTTACGAGCTCTTTCTTctgctttcaatttttcttgtTCTCGACGAGCTTGCGCTTCTacctcttttctctctttcatcTCTTCTTGTTGCTGTCTTCTTTGTAATGATAAGAGCATTATACGTTCCTTTTTCCGTTCCATTTCATCAAGAGAATTCTACAACAATATTCCAATAAAGTGTATGTaaggtaaaagaaaaaaaaaagattgtaCAGCGACAAAATTCATGCGAAGTTTATCGCATAACTTACTGGATCAGGATTTGCTAATTGATTTCCAATTATTAAACCAACTCCAGATTGTCGACTCTCTCCACTCATCTCATGTCGTTCTCTttgcttttctctttctccttctctttgTATTTCTCTATCTCTAATTTCTTGCCGTTGGAAGTCTCTCTCGTCTATCTGACGCTGCTTTTCTCGATCAGAATCTCGTTGAATTTCCAGCTGTTTCTGCCTATCCATAACAATCGCAGAAGGAGAGTCAGGACGCATCGTAAAATCTTCACTGTCAACATATGAAGACACGCCTCTTtcctaaagaaaaaaaaaaattacacatttattatatacataacaCGTCCTGTATACGGAttctaaaatttttaaattatcattaCATATTTACCTTTTTAGGGGATGTCCTTTTCACTCTAAGGGTTGGTTTTGGTTTTTTCGGCGCGTCATTATCAAAGCAGATATAAAATCCTTTTTCACCAGCATCCGTTGGATCTAAAGGCGTTACCTCTGGTGTACCTGATGGAGATGGTGTGGCTTCTCTTAATGATGGATGAGGTTGAAATGAATTACGTGATATTGAAGGTCTAGTTGGTGATGGAATTCTATATGTACGGCTGCCGGACGTGATGTTTAAACCTCTTATACCTTGTGTAAGCTCATCATCATTTCCTTTAAAACACATGAATGAGTGAACAAAAAGAGGATGAAAACAAAAACATAAACGTAATGAATTCTTTGAAGATATTACACATGATATGTTTTTAGGTGAATGGGGAAAAAAAAACACTTACCAATAAATGATATATTCTGAGGCTTCATGTCATCAACAGGTGGAGCTGGAACAGGTGCGTGCATTGCAGTAATTTGTCTTTTTTCAGTAGGGCTTTCACACTTAATCGGTATATGGTGTACAGTTGGCCTTTTTGGTTCAGGACTTTCACTCATTAACTGACTTATTCGATGAACCTACATATCAAAATTGAGGATAGAAAATTTGGTAGCGACgacattaatataatatataaactaTCAAACTGTCACAAATAAACGAACCTTATAATGATAACTATACGAATTAGTAAAACTGGATGAATGAAAAAACTGCATTTTTAGTtgtataaatcttttaaaaaGGCAGGTAATTTAAAAAAGGGAGAGGAGCGCTCGAACGTTGAAACTTCAATCCGAGGAGCGTCTGCTATACTAGGTGTGAAGAGAGTATCTATAAATGTGCATTACATCACTAACTGGTTCCATGACAGTTTCttacatatacacatacatgTATGAAGCAATTCATTTACAATCTAATTGACCAAAAAAAGTAGCGAATAATATACAATCTTAACAATAAAACAAAACTTCTCTGTTAGTTTAAATTAgtattatgaaaatatatataattatttatttttattttttacgtgcttaaaatataaattttattaaaaatacattaattAAAACGAAGTTTGATAAATTGGACTTCAAGAATttaagatatattttaatattgtttccataaataaaataaaattttaaataatacttagataaaaatagaaataaaaatttttccttgtgaattattaaagaaaaataaaaatcaaatagAATAACTAAAGATCATTATACTCACAGCATTGCGATGTTGTGGACTAGCAGAAGATGGTGGTGTTTGATTAAAGATAGATGTAGATGATGGATATGTAGGACCAGGATGACTCATTTGATTATTACAAAGACTATGATCTCCACCATTGAGGTACCTCGGTTCTTGAGGAGTATCGTGTAGAACAAATCCTTTCTGTTGAGGTGGATGCGTTCCCCAATTTCGTGTATCTTGATATAAGCGCATGTCTTGTTGATAAGCTACATAAAGTTTTGAAAGATTTAtgttaaaaattatgaaaacatCAATAGATTAAATCCTAGGCTGTTATAATGTACATACGTGTTGGTTGAGTACTATATCGTGGATCCATTGACTGCTGATAGCCCACAGCAGCCATTTCATTTGCTAAGCTTTGAGTTGGAGGTGGTTGACCCCACATTCGTCTTTGCAATTGGGGTTGATCATGTAGATAAAACTGAGATTGCTGAGTATCTTGTAATTTGGATGTTAATGGATTTATAGGCGCCATTCCAAAATTCTAAACAGGGaaggaaaaaagatataaatgttttagatgttattataaaataactaaattacgGAACTGGAAAATAGTACATACTTGCATATGTTGTTGACTAAGACTTTGCAATTGCTGAAACTGTTGCTGTATTTGCTGTTGATGCTGTGTCATTAAATGCTGCTGCTGTATTTGATTTTGCTGATTTGCTAAACGTTGTATATCAGCTTGTATTTCACTAAGACTGTTATTCATTCTGCGAAAAGGTGTACATATTCTTTTTCAACAGATTTGATAAAACGAAATCTTTgtatattataaaatgaaaatgtaTACTAACTGTGATATAGATTGATGATATTGCTCAAGATCCATGTTCTCAATATCTGGAGTGCGTCTTGTTTCAATAAATGGGGCGTTACCGTCATGCTCTAACCATTTATGTTCAACATCCCGAACATCCTCACTAATTTCCTATGATCATTGGTACAAATATTAAATGATTATTTGGAATATGTAAAGAATGTATTCTCtcataatattaatatactGCACACCTACAGGTACATTAgccattttgtattttatccaTTTCTCAATATCTAATAATTGATGACAATCTTGCAACataatatacgtatatcttTTGACATATgcacaaatatttcaattaaaaataaataatatacttgTAGATGTATAAGTAAACAGAAGTTTAATGTGTGTgaacaatataatattattgGTGATCATTTAAATTGAAGACCCGTAATATTGATGACCTAAAGCTTAGAGTCAGTTTATAAGTCATATTTTTCTATAGTAATTTTAAGAGCTGAAATTGCCTTTCAATGCGATTTTCCCTTGAAGTAGTAGATAAGATTACAATAAACACAGATCAATGTCTACAATTAACTACTGTAAAAATGTACACATATAACAATAGATCAGTCCAGTTCAAAGTATTCATACATACATCACATATGTATTCCAATGTAAGATTGGTTTTGTTAATGTTTTTGTGCTAAAGTATGTTTAGAACACAAGTGTAAAACCACCACCACAAACAATAATTTCAAATCAAATTTCAAACACGTCTCTATAGATTCTTATCCAGGGAGTGTTTAGTACTGTACCATGCGTTCCGAGAGCGATATTGTACAAAATTGCATTGAAACGTGGGAACAGAGTAGCAAACTTGATCAAAGACCACAGAATGCATTGAGACTGTTTCGTTTTCCTCTATGACTAAATGTAAGCAACGATAAGCAGAATAATCATacattgttaaaaaaaaagactcaaTTGAGATTATTTTCTGATTAAAAGAAATTATAGAAAGCACATTTTCTATCTTACTTGCAGCGTACTAaggcaattattattattattgctctTTACTTGTTTCTTATattaagaattaaaaataagaGATCAAAGTCCTTTTAATGATATCTTTAAAAGCAAAAGTACAAAAGAAGTTAACGAATGTCTAGAAGCCATACATAAGCCATGTATGTAAATTGCTAGACGAATCAGCAAATATTTCTCTTTCAAATGTTCATCTACAGGAACACTGTTGTATAATATCGTACCTTGAGCGAGAAGGGTCTCTGTGGTTTTTCTTGAGAGGGTTGTTGGGTTACAGGGGTCGTCTCGGAAACACTTGTCGGGGTCTCCCCCGAAGATCCGGAGGTTACAGGAGTGGGGGGACCAATTTCAGCCGGACTGTCCCCCCCAGACGTTGATGAAGAGGGAGATTTAACCTTACCCTGCAACCAGCCCAAGCACCGTGCCTTGTTAAGTACTTGGAGTCCGCATATGCTGAGTCCAATATGTCATCAACCACCACACCATGGTCGGACTTCTCCGCAGCCAAATATATACGTTACATTCAAGCACTAAACGCCAAAGCCAATTCAAAGACTTGCAAATACTTAATTACCAATAGCTTTCTTCGCTATTGCACAACTGAATAATTCTTTTTAAGTAAGTACGATAGAACTTCCATAGTGCACAATGTTCCCAACTAAAGTGAATGAGTAAATAGGTATCCGTTTATCTGATTACTTGAAGAACTTGAAAAGAAACATAGCGTTTTTACTGCCTTTATCTTCTACATTCTCAGATATAAATTATCTTTTACTAGGAATTACAATTCTTATAATTTGATTTCGTTTATATTTAGGATTTTTCAGTTTTTctaaatttaatatcaatagATGAGAAGTAAGTCAATTTGAATATAACTTTCTCGGTTAAAAGTTGCTAATTACTAATGTAAAACATGCATACCGTCACCAAATTAATTTAAACGGTTACTTGTTTATTACTCACATTACTTATTTAgagatatttttacataaacatGTATAAAGCGGAGGAACGAGAACGGCATCCAAGGAATTGATAatctattttattatacaaagtGTGTAGTCTACGTTCAATTTTATAATTCTGTAATAATAGAACTTTATCATATCAGCATGCACTTACCACCAAGTACAGCTGAAagataagaaagaaaaacgtATTACAATAGTTTAGCTGGCAATAAAGATTATCTGCATTAACCATGATAGGCGTCAAAATTATATCACATTTGCAACTACACACAAAGATTCATCGCTCCAGAAGCTAATGATATGACAGAAATATAGATGTTACGGAAAGAAATTAACAAGTATCGAAAAATATGCGGCATTTACCTGAAATAAAACATTATTATCGCAAGCTCACTTACAACGCTACTTCACAGTAATTGAATATAGTAATACAGCCAGTTATAAAATCAAATAAACGTTATAGAagcaaatatataataaatatcgaaTTGCTTGTGGATCTAAAGAAATTTCGttacagaagaaaaagaaactgttCGACGTTCGATACAATATAATTATGCATTGCTCTATACTAAACACCCGTGGCTAAATTTCAAATACCTCATGGCTGTATTCAATGCTCTGTTTCGTTTCGATTTATCTCCTTTCCCCTATTCTTGTACGAGAACAATCGAAGATTAATTCCTCCGGTATACTAAGTATAATTAAAAACGAGAAAACGAAGCACATATACGCTCTCTAAAAATACTTATTCTCATATC
This window encodes:
- the LOC126919322 gene encoding patronin isoform X17 — translated: MWSAITRLFVKGKTEESAPRTKDRTCDGVPDTVVHVFDAMDRNAGDDRRKGPAGEQHHDGAESEHFSDAYDSRQAKQRASVKWLLSKAYNNRVPENLRDPYYIDNENQEHLKPQIVHALSNAELYCLALANIYSDPNYHNQNHCGILQALARKGVYLAEPNNTQLTETILIQNSPLKMSAHMAVIEGLMVLYAKEVVTGDRVVSAIRRFDPQAEVDVPADHEKGLLLWISHASNALIAKIQAEEGAGDKTRLPELPAAKDFQSLCDGVGLAAVVAFYCPGELNWMDIRVSKRPSVADALHNLSLVHAFCNRCLPYSIFHMLPEDVTYMRGCMKQNLVVFLADMYNVLEIHPAKCVRYPGEERAMQFLDACPRNSHGVAHKRSLPQSIAPIPDLRSNLSVSAPGFTVAKAPSSSSVKKSQSLQQTAENYSHDDRRAGSEESFVVHRGKGIPTLSSVADEKSITRVDAAGRPSNWEEQRRSSYAGRRSRRNSVSDDSQLTIENFGGSQDNLHNFGRNPDKEVGAHIGKRSTTEPTLPARSSVQDVYGSGVQHILSDNGYDKEEPPRLRRQTSNSSLDNVALKQILHSSENVNSDGDTSKLASFANLSRQSSEKGINLTYTEQERDDSKSNLSNKKLGQTNGNRNGEKKTTFATLPNTTTWQQQSNQQSQQMEQHSVADENGGNTIMASQLNNIRLKLEEKRRHIENEKRRMEVVMSKQRQKVGKAAFLQAVTKEISEDVRDVEHKWLEHDGNAPFIETRRTPDIENMDLEQYHQSISQICTPFRRMNNSLSEIQADIQRLANQQNQIQQQHLMTQHQQQIQQQFQQLQSLSQQHMQNFGMAPINPLTSKLQDTQQSQFYLHDQPQLQRRMWGQPPPTQSLANEMAAVGYQQSMDPRYSTQPTPYQQDMRLYQDTRNWGTHPPQQKGFVLHDTPQEPRYLNGGDHSLCNNQMSHPGPTYPSSTSIFNQTPPSSASPQHRNAVHRISQLMSESPEPKRPTVHHIPIKCESPTEKRQITAMHAPVPAPPVDDMKPQNISFIGNDDELTQGIRGLNITSGSRTYRIPSPTRPSISRNSFQPHPSLREATPSPSGTPEVTPLDPTDAGEKGFYICFDNDAPKKPKPTLRVKRTSPKKERGVSSYVDSEDFTMRPDSPSAIVMDRQKQLEIQRDSDREKQRQIDERDFQRQEIRDREIQREGEREKQRERHEMSGESRQSGVGLIIGNQLANPDPNSLDEMERKKERIMLLSLQRRQQQEEMKERKEVEAQARREQEKLKAEERARKKEEERQRRAAILEQHKVKKAIEEAEREGKVIDKELLNTIKPTKLRNKTATTRPRPKTIHVDAGTELDSGALTPSRGKKGSSSNLSTASLTSPTMRRDYYRGSQDSLTAAHFDERRSGPLYRGGSLRVSSVDSPDDGRGSSPCRSMNQLGRRGSYKTSRDVQEPQQQVRGRPKYPSYQNFKGRKSNSLMNLCGSSSDQDGMMCRYTDTDSGLGRATPPRRAPSPGMGSMRHLPSPSGPGSLPPGLMTKRRVFDDGSSDISSTPSSMMDYNGPRLYKQPTTKSNRGIMLNAVEYCVFPGTVNKEAKRRVLDEIARSESKHFLILFRDAGCQFRALYSYCPDREEVSKLYGTGPKQVMDKMFDKFFKYNSGAKCFSQVHTKHLTVTIDAFTIHNSLWQGKKVNLPNKKDMPLVI